In the genome of Conger conger chromosome 8, fConCon1.1, whole genome shotgun sequence, one region contains:
- the mad2l1 gene encoding mitotic spindle assembly checkpoint protein MAD2A: MRGMQIVLFQTEWRVELQSVATQRNFKKTYCKISLKMSSTLKGITLKGSAELVAEFFSFGINSILYQRGIYPPETFTRVTQYDMSLYLTTDAKLKNYLTNVVTQLREWLFDCTVQKLVLVITCLETNEVLERWQFDIECDKSAKQSSGPRDKSIKAIQEEIRSVIRQVTATVTFLPLLETACAFDLLIYTDKDLEVPEKWEESGPQTIADSEEVRLRTFTTTIHKVNSMVAYKRTDYL, translated from the exons ATGCGCGGAATGCAAATTGTACTGTTTCAAACTGAGTGGCGGGTAGAACTGCAGAGTGTGGCAACACAGCGGAATTTCAAGAAAACGTACTGCAAAATAAGTTTGAAAATGTCGAGTACATTGAAAGGAATTACTCTCAAAGGCAGCGCGGAACTGGTTGCTGAGTTTTTTT CATTTGGTATCAACAGTATTCTTTACCAACGAGGCATCTACCCTCCAGAAACCTTCACGCGAGTCACTCAGTACGACATGAGTCTATATCTTACCACGGACGCCAAGCTGAAGAACTATCTGACCAACGTGGTGACGCAGCTCAGAG aATGGCTATTTGACTGTACGGTTCAGAAGCTTGTCCTTGTGATCACGTGTTTGGAGACCAATGAGGTGCTGGAGAGGTGGCAGTTCGACATCGAGTGTGACAAGAGCGCTAAACAGAGCAG CGGTCCCAGGGACAAGTCCATCAAGGCCATCCAGGAGGAGATCCGCTCCGTTATCCGACAGGTCACCGCCACCGTTACGTTCCTGCCCCTACTGGAGACCGCCT GCGCGTTCGATCTCCTGATCTACACGGACAAGGACCTGGAGGTGCCCGAGAAGTGGGAGGAGTCCGGGCCACAGACCATCGCCGACTCGGAGGAGGTGCGCCTGCGCACCTTCACCACCACCATCCACAAGGTCAACAGCATGGTGGCCTACAAGAGGACGGACTACCTCtag